One genomic segment of Hevea brasiliensis isolate MT/VB/25A 57/8 chromosome 3, ASM3005281v1, whole genome shotgun sequence includes these proteins:
- the LOC110648153 gene encoding transcription termination factor MTEF18, mitochondrial, translating into MTHLHKLRKTPILNWVSLNSADSYNIMLWSGGSLFSIASNPRFYRRKRDVLTENADNLGETLIDGRKISDVTRKKAQAALFEYLHSTRSLQFLDAEHMSRNSPNFLKKLLQKVDTEADIGRSVTRFLRYHPINEFEPFFESSGLRPHEYKHFLQRDLMFLSDDDLLLENYHILCNYGIPRNKIGKVYKEAGELFRYDYGVLAMKLKAYEELGLNQSFMTKMVVYFPSLLIGDVNTDFIKSLQILREGSIEFGWIEEQLSENISYNWSHLHAILYLFSKTGYSYEQLGVLISKHPGILFEGSGDRTLSLVGFLFKFGSSMKQICSLFRQFPQMQVGKFLMNLRQCYLFLTEIEMDIVEIGKIIRSHSLFLGSCTLKKTNSLLTSLNVGKKRLCDIILQNPQEMKNWVLGSKVGPLPKSQERLRSKTLKTKFLLDLGFEENSKEMEKALKVFRGRGAELQERFDCIMRAGLDRKDVCEMIKICPQILNQKKEVIKMKIDCIVNDLGYPISSLVIFPAFLCYTIPTIKLKLAMYNWLKDQGKVDPTLSLSTVIGCSDKIFVKRYVEVHPRGPEVWQELKKKI; encoded by the coding sequence ATGACCCATCTACATAAACTTAGAAAAACTCCTATTCTCAATTGGGTTTCTTTGAATTCTGCTGATAGCTACAACATCATGTTATGGTCTGGAGGGTCGTTATTCTCCATTGCAAGTAACCCTAGGTTTTATAGGAGGAAAAGAGATGTTCTTACTGAAAATGCTGATAATTTGGGTGAAACTTTGATAGATGGTCGAAAAATCTCTGATGTCACTAGGAAAAAAGCCCAGGCTGCACTGTTTGAGTACTTGCATTCCACTAGAAGCTTACAGTTTTTGGATGCTGAGCATATGAGTAGAAACTCACCAAATTTTCTCAAAAAGCTATTACAAAAGGTTGATACTGAGGCAGATATTGGGCGGTCTGTCACTCGTTTCTTGCGTTATCATCCTATTAATGAATTTGAGCCTTTCTTTGAAAGTTCAGGTTTAAGACCGCATGAGTATAAGCATTTTCTTCAGCGTGATTTGATGTTTTTGAGTGATGATGATTTGCTGCTAGAGAATTATCATATTTTGTGTAACTATGGGATTCCAAGAAATAAGATAGGAAAGGTTTACAAGGAAGCAGGAGAACTTTTTCGTTATGATTATGGGGTTTTAGCAATGAAACTAAAAGCTTATGAAGAACTGGGGCTTAACCAATCTTTTATGACTAAAATGGTTGTTTATTTCCCCTCCCTTTTGATCGGGGATGTGAATACAGACTTTATTAAGTCATTGCAGATATTGAGGGAAGGGTCAATTGAATTTGGTTGGATTGAGGAGCAGTTATCTGAAAATATTTCTTATAACTGGAGCCATTTGCATGCAATTCTATATTTATTTAGCAAGACAGGTTACAGTTATGAACAGTTGGGTGTTCTGATAAGCAAACATCCAGGGATTCTTTTTGAGGGTTCAGGGGATAGGACATTATCACTAGTTgggtttttatttaaatttggatCCTCAATGAAACAGATATGTTCTCTGTTTCGACAGTTTCCACAAATGCAAGTTGGGAAGTTTCTTATGAATTTGAGGCAATGCTATCTGTTCCTGACTGAGATTGAGATGGACATAGTGGAGATTGGGAAGATTATCCGCTCTCACTCCCTTTTTCTGGGTTCATGTACATTAAAGAAAACCAATAGCTTGCTTACTTCTCTGAATGTTGGAAAGAAGCGACTTTGCGATATCATCCTGCAGAACCCGCAAGAAATGAAGAACTGGGTATTGGGATCAAAAGTTGGACCATTGCCAAAATCACAAGAGAGGCTACGATCAAAAACGCTGAAGACTAAGTTCTTACTGGACTTGGGATTTGAAGAGAACTCGAAGGAAATGGAAAAAGCACTCAAGGTTTTCCGAGGCCGAGGAGCAGAGCTCCAAGAGAGATTTGATTGTATCATGCGAGCTGGTTTGGATAGGaaggatgtttgtgaaatgattAAAATATGCCCTCAAATTCTTAATCAGAAAAAAGAGGTAATCAAAATGAAGATTGATTGTATTGTGAATGATTTGGGTTATCCCATATCATCATTAGTCATATTTCCTGCATTTCTTTGCTACACAATACCAACTATCAAGCTTAAGTTAGCAATGTACAATTGGCTCAAAGATCAAGGAAAAGTTGACCCAACGCTTTCCTTGAGCACTGTAATTGGGTGCTCAGATAAAATATTTGTCAAGAGGTATGTGGAAGTTCATCCTAGAGGCCCTGAAGTATGGCAGGAGTTGAAGAAAAAAATTTGA
- the LOC110648150 gene encoding uncharacterized protein LOC110648150, which produces MGRGRGKAKKQTVIASHEDPGSGEEEKAPAYRRRGRPTKPLKDDNEEEEETVEIKEDGKDAKDSISSKDVKNQAAMENGRKRKRPAHTKENTDSAKEGNDVGTKLSSDDSIVSIGFRQNGSRRKNKPRRAAEAVVECK; this is translated from the coding sequence ATGGGAAGGGGAAGAGGGAAAGCGAAGAAGCAGACTGTTATTGCTTCACATGAAGATCCTGGCAGTGGTGAAGAAGAAAAAGCTCCTGCTTATAGAAGAAGAGGAAGGCCAACAAAACCATTAAAGGATgacaatgaagaagaagaagaaactgtGGAGATAAAAGAAGATGGCAAGGATGCAAAGGATTCCATTTCTTCTAAAGACGTGAAAAATCAGGCTGCCATGGAAAATGGACGCAAGAGGAAGAGGCCTGCACATACCAAAGAAAATACAGATTCAGCAAAAGAGGGAAATGATGTTGGAACAAAATTGAGTTCTGATGATTCAATAGTTAGTATTGGATTTCGACAAAATGGAAGCAGGCGAAAAAATAAGCCTAGGCGCGCAGCTGAAGCTGTTGTTGagtgcaagtga